From Nerophis lumbriciformis linkage group LG09, RoL_Nlum_v2.1, whole genome shotgun sequence, one genomic window encodes:
- the sdf2 gene encoding stromal cell-derived factor 2: MDAFNVALISRTLTCFFVSLAYFSRASLGTELSFVTCGSVVKLLNVKHNVRLHSHDVRYGSGSGQQSVTGVTGVEDANSYWSVRGTREAACRRGDAVKCGQTIRLTHVNTGRNLHSHHFSSPLSSNQEVSAFGEEGEGDHLDEWSVECGGSVWKRQEAVRFRHKSTDALLSVTGEQYGRPIHGQREVHAMPGSTPHSLWMAMEGVFIKPTEAMAGQDHHYQHTEF; the protein is encoded by the exons ATGGATGCTTTCAACGTTGCCCTTATTTCGCGCACTTTAACCTGTTTTTTCGTGTCCCTCGCGTATTTTTCGCGGGCCTCCCTCGGCACGGAGCTGAGTTTCGTGACATGCGGCTCCGTCGTCAAACTTTTAAACGTGAAACACAACGTGAGGCTGCATTCTCATGACGTGCGCTACGGCTCCG GAAGTGGACAGCAGTCGGTGACTGGTGTCACCGGCGTGGAGGACGCTAACAGCTACTGGAGCGTGCGCGGGACCCGCGAGGCGGCGTGCCGACGAGGCGACGCGGTCAAGTGCGGTCAGACCATCCGACTGACGCACGTCAACACGGGCCGGAACCTGCACAGTCACCACTTCAGCTCGCCGCTCTCCTCCAACCAG GAGGTGAGCGCGTTCGGCGAGGAGGGCGAAGGCGACCACCTGGACGAATGGAGCGTGGAGTGCGGCGGGTCGGTGTGGAAGCGGCAGGAGGCGGTCCGCTTCCGCCACAAGTCCACCGATGCGCTGCTGTCGGTGACGGGGGAGCAGTACGGCCGGCCCATCCACGGCCAGAGGGAAGTGCACGCCATGCCCGGCAGCACGCCGCACAGCTTGTGGATGGCCATGGAGGGCGTCTTCATCAAGCCCACCGAGGCCATGGCGGGCCAGGACCACCACTACCAGCACACCGAGTTCTGA